CATTTGCATTGTCATTCTCTCTTTATATCCATATGTATGTGGGTTTTTTGtggctgttgttttatttttaattgaagtatcgttggtatacaatattatattagtttcagatgtacaacgtAGTAacttgacatttatatacattataaactGCTCACCACCTATCACCATACaagttattacattattattgactatgttTCCTATGCTCTACCTTTTATCCCTgggatatatttatttcataactggaagtttgtatctcttaatccccttcacctatttcacccatttaccacccccccacccgccccccgcAACCACTGCCCCAGCAAACACCTGTTTGTGGTTTGGcaaccacatcttccttatccattcatctatcaagggACACTTAGACTGCTTCCTTAATAGGTTTACTTATCTATGTAAATATTCTTACTATTTTCTTAACTTTGAGAGTAAGTTGAAGATACGGTGCTAATTAATctttaaatacttcagtgtgtgtTTCCTAAAAGCAGGACACTTTCTACATAATCatagtaaattataaaaatggggaaattaatatttattgagaacgaAATAGTATTTAACAGATCAATAAATCTTATTCAAATTTCACTAGTTGAGCAAATGATGTTCTttctggcaaaagaaaaaaacagttttctggTCCAGTATCATACATGGCATTGAGTTATCACATTTCTTTAGTCTCCACTTATCTGGAGCAGGCTtcagtctttcctttccttcatgacgttgacatttttaaagatataggCCATGGATTGTGTGGAATTGGGAGACATGTCTTTGTGCAAGATTAGCTTCCATTTATACATGAAAGTGCTGCTGTGTCCTTCCCAGGGCACCGTAGCAGGGGGCACATGGTGTTGGTCTGTCCCAAAACTAGGAGCGCTTGATTAAGGTGGTATCTGTCAGATTTCACTGTGAAATTATTATTGCCCTCTTTTTAATTAGTACATATCTTATGGGGagatttttttgagattttgtaaTTATTGTTCTTAACAGAATTTCGCCTACTAGTGTGAGCGTCCATTGATTATTCTTGCCTGATATAATTGTTACTATTATAgttgccaaatggtgattttctaattccatcatttcttttacatttattagttggcatattaattcttctataaaatgaggcaAATAATGTGCCCTCTCTAACTCAAAAGTCTGTTGAGAGAACCTAATGAAATCTGTATGTAAAAATGCAGTGTAGAATGCTCCACAAATGCAAGCCATTCTTTCACTATTCCTCCCCTTCTGCTTGCCCCCAGCAAAACATGATGACGTAGAAAGTTTCTACTCTCTGATCTAGGACACATTAAACCCCATGGGCATTTGCCTTCCTCAAATAACTCCATGAGCTTTGGATTGCAATGAAGGCTACAGAATCCATTTAGAAAACAATTCAACATTTAGTTATTCGATTATTGAATTTACTGAGGCTAGACTTGAACAAAACactatattaattgaatttataaatatgaaatttccttaaaatatctaAACATGAAATGTGCCAACAGGTAGTTACATCAACACCACACCTCAAAATTACACACtttcttatgtatttatatatttgagaaggGAAAATTCTACCACATGGACCTCAATTTGCCACAAATCAATAACTCCTACACAGGAAAGATTTGGGAAACTATGCCTAATTATTAAGCCATGATCGTCTTAAAAACTTGACTGCTTTAGAAATAGGCACAGCTATATCAAAAGAATCAACCAATTTGCTTAAAcctatcatattttaatatttacctcTGACTTAGTTTTTACGATGGACAGTTCTCTTACCTCTTCTTTCTTTAGCTAAAACATCTTTTGCTGGGAAAATGAAAGCAGAGCCAAAATTTCCTTGAGAAATGAAGAAGATATATTACACTGAGTTATTTTTTATCTGCAATAATCTGTTCCTTATAAAGCAGTAGAAACaaagttgtgtgtatgtgtgcatgtgaatgtatatgtataattctatctgtgtgtatgtttgtattcCTTATTagggaaagaaatatttacatatacaggagaaaaactggaagaaaacatgtACCAAAAATATTAAGAGTCAAATGTGATAATCATtactttgttctttaattttttctgtatttgctaatttttttttaccatgagcATAAGTTACTTTTACAAGCAGAAAAAtcatgaacaatttttttaatgattcaaatgaaaaaccaggaaatacctgtttaaaaaaaaaagaaagcccaaagtTTATAAAATTGCTTGACCTTGCAAGTACTCACTGTGTCCGTGAATAGTTATGATTCCAGAAGCATCTATGAGGTCTGAACTTGAACTCCAGGGCTTACCCATTGTCCTCTATGAAGCACTCAAGGCCCCTCTCCATTCTAAGGGTGGATCTAGATCAAAGGCCAAGATATGTGTGAACATAGGGCAAAGCAAGGAAACTTTCTGCgtcaaaagggaaggaaataaggTTTTTCCCACAGGTGATGTTCTCTGTGACCCCTCTTGcttccaaaggcagagagagccaATACAGACCCAAGGCTGGTCCTATGTGGGGTGGGACCTAATGATCTCCTCCTTTTGGTTTGCCTATGACTGAACAAGGAGGTCTGAGCCTTCCTGATGCTCAGACCTGAAGCAAGCAGGCaaatgcccccacccccgccacggTTCTTGTTCACTTCCTACTATGGGAAAGCTTGCtcgtttattatttatttatttattattatttattgtaccCAAAATAAAAGTGATAGTATTGGCTGTCTGTGTAAATGACAAACATTGTAATATatatgggattttattttttattttttttaagaatgtatttatttgacagagagagacacagcgagagagggaacacaagcagagggagagggggaagcaggcttcccgctgagcagggagccctacgcggggctcaatcccaggaccctgggatcatgacctcagccaaaggcagacgcttaacgactgagccacccaggcgcccatatatATGGGATTTTTATATCCCAAAATAGTCTGAAGTCTCACCCAGTGATACTTTTGATATTACACTTCCAAATTAGTATCACACTTGTTTTCAATAATATAATTGCTTGATTCGTTCACAACTGTTATTTTGCAGCCAAACATTGTATAATAATTAGTATAACTTTTAAGATGGCATATGCATTTAAATGGTCAAGACTATAAaattaataggggcacctgggtgctcagttggttaagcatctggctcaggtcttgatctcaaggtcatgagatcaagccccacctttttttttttttaagaactataaaattaatatagtattctttctttaacatttatttttaatccaaaaCAACTGTGATATTTCTATATTGGTATAGTCAGCCTACgtgaaatgatatatattttttttatttaggaaaatataaaaaggttaTACATGCTGAGGGAAAATGCAAGTGGTAGCCTTCTGAGGAGTGGAGAAAGGAAACCCTCCACCTGTTTGATTTTAGACCCTGGGCCACCTCTAGCCCGGACTAATTAGTTTTCCAGGTCATCCTGCTGCTCTTACTGTTAAAGCCTCACGATTTTCCAGAAAGAATTTGCTTTCCTTTGTCCTATGTCATGTGATTCTTTTTCTCACAGAAAGCTAGTGTCCAAAGAGAACAGAATCTGAGGCTTCTTGATTCTGTTTGGGATGCTGTGCTTTTGGCCACCATCCTTCAGTCTCTTCCCATTCATCTCGCCCTCTCTCCATGAACTCCCTGGTGACTGTGCACTCGCACACTCTCTGCACGGAGTTGGGATGGTCTCAGAGTTGGGTTGAAGGATGACAATAACCcactgaaaacaagaaaatggaaaccaacttggaaatattttcatagtGGCAACTACTTTGCCTGACAgtataaaaataatcaagaatCTAATCAATCAATTGGAATCGAACATTTTCTAATAGATTTTCCTATTTGACTCCTGAATTTCATGAAGTAGGAAGAGACAAGATTTTACCATGACAGTCTATGTTTCAGATGGATGAATTCATACATTCACTCACGTCAACCCAAAGACTTGTGTCAGCTTTGCCAAGACACCTCTCTCCCGTTTACTTTCTCTGGCTATGTTTTGCTTAGGTTTTGCATTACTTTAGAGGAATGGTCTAGCACTTAAGTGGCCATCTTCCTAGCCaaataatagttttgttttggtttctttaacTATTCActcaaatgcattaaaatatctGCAATTCATCAATTTGGGTTATAGCACCTTGATGGTCctaatttgagttttctttctaattttgaaCACTCAGGTCACCAACTTCTTTTATTGTTCAAGAAAGGAGAGTCCCTAtcatatacaggaaaaaaaatgttcttttggcTGTTAGCCCTCCTAATCCTTTGTGGTTTTCTATGGAATTATAAAAGACAACTAAAGATTACAGACATCACCGATAAGTACATTTTTATAACTGGGTGTGACACAGGTTTTGGAAATTTGGCAGCCAGAACTTTTGATAAAAAAGGATTTCATGTAATTGCTGCCTGTCTGACTGAATCAGGATCAACAGCTTTAAAGGCAGAAACCTCAGAAAGGCTTCACACCGTGCTTCTGGATGTCACTGACCCGGAGAATGTCAAGAGGACTGCCCAATGGGTGAAATATCAAGTTGGGGAAAAAGGTGAGtgatgtgggggtgggaagaatgGAGGGGGTGTTGTGAAGTAGCTACAGCTAAATAAAACGTGTTTGGATCTTAAATGGCCTTTCAAGAAAATGTCTCCTAAATACCAGCTATGGCACTGGAGAATATTGGAAAAATCTTAAGATAGAGCCCTCAGTAGTTTTGAGTTGCAAGCTCGTTGTTTGCAGGAGAGACACAGCCCACGTTGTCCTCAGTCGTAAGTCCCAGTGGGCGAATTTAGAACTGAGATGGAGGTATGGACTTTTCCTGCTCTTCTCTCATGAAATTCTAGTTTAGCCACATTCACAGCAAACGAAGTTGGGGCTACAAGAGATCATGCAAGGAACCCCCAAATTGCCATGTGAATACTTGGAACCCACTTCTCACTACAAAACCATTCCAGAACTCACACATTCTCTATGGGAAAGGTAGAAAATAGCCTGAGAATCTGAGTAAAGATGTCTTGCATCATCGTGGTAGAGTAGTAAGCCATTGGACCTTACTCTGCCTCCAGCTTCTGCTAAGATTGCAGCATTCCAAACGAGAGGACTTTTATTGGCTTGAATGAAGTTTGAAATATGAAGACGTTAgagtccaaaaaataaaaaaacaagtgtatgtgatttttctctatcACATCTTCATCATATAGTTGAGACTCCAAACCTCAGAAGCAATGGTTTAGTAATGCTCCAGACAGTTTTTAATGCTGGAATTCCAaaccattttaacaatattaaatgttttccaccataaaataaaacaattggtgactagattttttttttttaccaaaaatagATGCGAAGTAGATTGATATTGTTCTTTGTAAAAAgcagtttataaataaataatctctggCTTTGCAATCTAGCAAGTGGGAAAAATAGACCAATTTGTTCTGCATCtaagataaaaaagcaaaaggctCATTCAGACAGTGTCAGTATTTTACATTCAGAACCAGAAATAGAGTTACTGTGAAATTGGCTTCCAGCAACAGAGCTTCAACTATTTCAATTTAGCCCCTACCCCCTCAGAGAGTAGTTCCTTcccaaaactgtaaaacatttcAAAGCAGGAATGTGGTTAGGAGGAGGAAATGGCACTGTCGTGTAAAGCAGGGGCTGTGTTTCCATCAAGGATGCCCATGTAAGTGCCATCTTCTATCACacctcctttctttctgctttgttctaGGTCTCTGGGGTCTGATCAACAATGCCGGTGTTCTCGGCGTGCTGGCACCCACCGACTGGCTGACAGTGGAGGACTACAGAGAACCTATTGAAGTGAACTTGTTTGGACTCATCAATGTGACTCTAAATTTGCTTCCTTTGGTCAAAAAAGCTCGAGGAAGGATTATCAATGTCTCCAGCATTGCAGGTCGACTGGCATTTAGTGGAGGGGGCTATACTCCTTCCAAATACGCAGTAGAAGGCTTTAATGACAGCTTAAGGTAAAGCAAACATTgacatattaggaaaaaatagctgctaatgtttactgaatgcttattatGTACTAGACACTCTATTTAGTGCTTTAAATTATTCCCAATTTGTAGGCAATACCACTGaaacaaagagattaaataacttcaAAGTAACCCAGCTGGTGAGTGGtagaactgagatttgaacctaAGTCTATCCaggtcttttttactttttgcatTAATGCATGATGCTGACAGTGGTGGTGAATTTATAGTCACAGGTCAGTTTGTTAAATAGTTAGGGAATCATATAGAGAGCCTAAGTCAGGGTAGAACTCTCCATCGGTGTAACTGTCAGTTGCAGACACAACAGTACCATCTTATTTAAACCCTCAGTTGAAAATTATCTGGTAAAGTAAATGTAATTATCACAAAATAATGACTCAGCTGtgcagctttttttccccctcttgttGCAAGTTCCAGACTCAAATTTCCATGCATTTCAGACACTACAGCTAAATGGATGATAaccttcccatccccaccctcaccccaaggACAAGAAAGACAGTTTTCCTCTGATacttccattttcaaaaaaacTCAGAGCTGGAATTTACTAATCAGAGGTGAAGATTTTTCTCACACAAGAAAGCACTGACCACATCTTTTTCCTCTGTGTTATCAGAGAACCCCAGAGCTCAAAACAAAGGACCTATTTAGCAAACAAAGGCCCCAACTCAGTGCCCACAGCCATGGATTTCTCTGGACTTATAAAATTTGGGGTTCACTGGGCTTcctgaatctgtaggtttatgtcttttcccaaatttgatgagtTTTCAGCTCCtgtttcttcaaacattttttttttctgcaatccattctttctcttctccttctgagactctGTAACACAGATGTTAGACCTTGGGTTTTGTCCCACAGATCCCTAAGGTTctgtttgctttctcatttttctttctgctgtacAGATTGAATAATTTCTAATGGTCTACCTTCAAATTCACTGACTTTTCTCCATCATCACTGTGCTATTGagcacaatattttattttggttattgtatttttcaagtgtaaaatttccatttggttcttctttgtctttccttttctctggaaaGCATTCTAACTTTCCATTCACTTCAAGagtattttcctttgtatttggAGAATTTTTATAATAGCTGTGTTAAAGACTTCGATAATTCCAACACCTGTGTCCTTTGGCATTAGCATCTGCCATTGTCTTTTCCCATGTGAGTTGAGATTTTCCAGTTCTCTTTATGCTGAACATTTGTCAGTTCTTTTGATGTTGAATATTTGGAATGATATGagttattgtgattttttttaagccctATGGAGaaggttgattttttttggtgttttttaaaaaatattttatttatgtatttgagagagagagagaaagaacgtgcatgagtgggggggaggggcagagggaggaacgGTGCctgcctgagctgaaggcagatgcttaaatgactgagccacccaggcaacccaatatttttgttttagcagacATTTGATGAGGTTGCATTCAGGTCACAATTGCTAACCATCATTCTGTACTTTGAGATTTCAGtgtttgcttgatttttaaagactttgcGGTGCTCTTCAGATCTGGTCTGCAGATGTACTACACAGTAGCCAGTCTGGGATACGGAAGATGGTTGTCCCAAACTTTGCTTCTCTAAGTCAGATCCACACAGGCACGTGTGCAGTGCATAAACACTGTTATGGGGTCACTTTCCTGAGCTCCTCTCTGTGATCTTTCCAGTTCTCTCTCGTTTCCTGGGACTGCCATCCAGCCGGAAGTTACCCCATTCGGCCAACTACTTCCCACATGTGTGCTGGGTATGCGGCCACATGATGGtaggaaagagacaaaaagcaaCAGGGTTTCTTCCCACCCTCTTGGAGACTAACAACCACTTTTAAAAAGGGATTTCAACTGAAGGGCTTGTGTGTGTGCGATGCAGCTATACCATGCCTGAAATTACCCAATAAGGaatgtctttgttgttgttgttgttgttgtttctaaatTGTGGAATTGGTATTGGAAATGGTACTGTGCATGCAGGCCACAGTGCAGTGGTGGCTCCAGAATTTCTATAAATAGGAGGGTTTAGAGACAATGGTCCAACTGGGAGAAGGCTGGGACTCTTTAAAGCTGTATTTGCCCAGCACTCATACTGGTTTCATATTGGTTTGGCTTACCAGGCAAACTTAGGTGGTTGACTTAAAGCCATTCGTCCCTAGATTATATGTTATTTCACTAGCAGATGGGGAGACAAATCTTCCCAAATACTTTCCAAACCCCAAAGGAGCTCAGAAGATAGGTgagtaaagaaaattaagttagaaaataactttttaataattttaatgcaAGCAACACacttttcaaaatctttcaaaatcaagctaatttgcatttttagtaaAGTACACTGCAAACTAAATAATAGGCACATTGCTAGAAAGCAGAACCTaagataaattacattttaagttCATTGgtagagttctttaaaaattgtatggTAAAGACTTGTATAAAATGAGTAGTTACTTCCTTCTAGATCCTTGGtggaaatatacattaaatttaGGAAATAATTATTCATATGACGGCTTGCaattctttgttttgcttttaaagggAGGGAGCACATCATGATTCCCCTCAAACCTTTTTGTCCAGGAAATCAGAGATCTTTGGTTTTCTGAGACCACATAATGAAAGAGCTCACTGAGCAGCATAGGGAGCTGGTGAGCCACATCAGAGATTGTCACACTGTGTCCCTCAGCCTGTCTTCATTTGTCCCACAATGtcctcacatttttaaaatggaggtaGACTTGTCCATCCAGGCCAATCATTACTCCATTTCCCCAGGAGGTATTTTGCATACTGAGAAGAAACCTGTCCTTAACCCGACTGCTTGTCAATTTAATGAGAAAGTATGGCTTAGTGGGAAGCACTAGCCTAGAAGTGGGTGTGCCCAGATCCCTTTCCCATTCTGCCACCAAACCAGCCTTCACCACCCTGAACTTCCTCACTGCAGACTGAGTGTTTAGAGCAAGATACTCGTTTCCAACCCACCCAATTCTGTGATCCCATGAAAAAATTCCTAAGAAAACAATCACCCAAATAGCAAACATTCCCCAAACAAACCTGGATTAAACATCATCCATGTGTTCTTTTCACAGACGGGACATGAAAGCTTTTGGTGTGCATGTTTCATGTATTGAACCAGGATTATTCAAAACAGGATTATCAGATCCAATTAAAGCCACTGAAAAAAAACTGGCCATTTGGAAGCATCTGTCTCCAGATATCAAACAACAGTATGGAGAAGGTTACATTGAAAAAAGTAAGTCTCTGGGTGGACCCAGGGTTCCTCTGGGGTTCATTGTCATAGGCAACATGAAGGAGActctataaatgaaaaaataaggttTTCATAATAATATACCAATAGGGATCTTAAATGTGTATAGAGATCCCTATTAATTCCAGTGTCATCTCTTTGTttacaaacatttactgagcatttaccaAGTGCCAAGTTCTATACTAAGAGCTTCATGAATTCTATCATTTACTCCTCAAAAGAATCATGGGAGTGGTGAACAGAGGCTTGGAAAGGTGAATGTTCTACCCAGAGCTGCACAACTCCTCCTGGTTGTGCCCAGACTGGAGCCCACAGTCTTCACTTCTACACAAGTCTCCTCTTTTTGGTAAACACCAACCACTCACTCACATGTTCAAAGATTTATGGAGCTTACAAAATATCTAGACTCAGACTCTGACCCTTAATCAGCTTACAGTCTAGTTCATGAGAAAAAGCAACCAAGTGAGATTATAAAACAACGAGACTATGCAGCATGCAAGAAAATCGATCCTGTAATTCTTAGACAGAACCCAATAACCCAGAACAGGTGCTAGACGGTCATTGCCAAGGAATTCAGAACTGGATGAAGGCATTGCTAGTCAAGTGGGCTTTATGAGACAGGTCAGTTTTGAGTAAGGCCTAAAGGCCAGGAAGGAATTATTTGGGTGGAAGCTTTCCAGAGCAGGAATGCATGGGGGGCGGAGACGGAAGGAGAAGTAGCATAAGTCAGATTGAGTCAGGGATGGAGAAATAATAGAGTATGATGATTAACATATAGTGAACATTTGGTACTTGTCaccattctaagtgctttacgtGGACTGTCTCATTTAAAATGCTCTATGAAGTAGATATTACCTGAATTGTCTAGGAACAGAGGCATAGAGAAGCAACTTGCCCAGTACAgcccagctagtaagtggaagaGCTAGACTGGAACCCAGACAGCCTGACTTTGCCATTTATTCATGGGCCCTGCACTATAATGGGAACAGGCATCAAGGAGCTGGTGGAACTTCCTG
This window of the Ailuropoda melanoleuca isolate Jingjing chromosome 2, ASM200744v2, whole genome shotgun sequence genome carries:
- the DHRS9 gene encoding dehydrogenase/reductase SDR family member 9 isoform X2, translated to MLQEPDPSQLAVPGHQLLLLFKKGESLSYTGKKMFFWLLALLILCGFLWNYKRQLKITDITDKYIFITGCDTGFGNLAARTFDKKGFHVIAACLTESGSTALKAETSERLHTVLLDVTDPENVKRTAQWVKYQVGEKGLWGLINNAGVLGVLAPTDWLTVEDYREPIEVNLFGLINVTLNLLPLVKKARGRIINVSSIAGRLAFSGGGYTPSKYAVEGFNDSLRRDMKAFGVHVSCIEPGLFKTGLSDPIKATEKKLAIWKHLSPDIKQQYGEGYIEKSLDKLKGTTSFVNVDLSLVVECMDHALTSVFPKTHYAAGRDAKTFWIPLSYMPAVLQDFLLLKQEVELANPKAV
- the DHRS9 gene encoding dehydrogenase/reductase SDR family member 9 isoform X1, which produces MTTHGVLAKIEVKGHQLLLLFKKGESLSYTGKKMFFWLLALLILCGFLWNYKRQLKITDITDKYIFITGCDTGFGNLAARTFDKKGFHVIAACLTESGSTALKAETSERLHTVLLDVTDPENVKRTAQWVKYQVGEKGLWGLINNAGVLGVLAPTDWLTVEDYREPIEVNLFGLINVTLNLLPLVKKARGRIINVSSIAGRLAFSGGGYTPSKYAVEGFNDSLRRDMKAFGVHVSCIEPGLFKTGLSDPIKATEKKLAIWKHLSPDIKQQYGEGYIEKSLDKLKGTTSFVNVDLSLVVECMDHALTSVFPKTHYAAGRDAKTFWIPLSYMPAVLQDFLLLKQEVELANPKAV
- the DHRS9 gene encoding dehydrogenase/reductase SDR family member 9 isoform X3, which codes for MFFWLLALLILCGFLWNYKRQLKITDITDKYIFITGCDTGFGNLAARTFDKKGFHVIAACLTESGSTALKAETSERLHTVLLDVTDPENVKRTAQWVKYQVGEKGLWGLINNAGVLGVLAPTDWLTVEDYREPIEVNLFGLINVTLNLLPLVKKARGRIINVSSIAGRLAFSGGGYTPSKYAVEGFNDSLRRDMKAFGVHVSCIEPGLFKTGLSDPIKATEKKLAIWKHLSPDIKQQYGEGYIEKSLDKLKGTTSFVNVDLSLVVECMDHALTSVFPKTHYAAGRDAKTFWIPLSYMPAVLQDFLLLKQEVELANPKAV